The Lysobacter enzymogenes genome window below encodes:
- a CDS encoding 3-oxoacyl-ACP synthase III encodes MLFQHVAIAGLAHVDAPRKLTTEEINARLKPTLDRLGIKVDVLQNIAGVRERRLWDGEVKPSEAATLAGVKALADAGVDADRIGLLVNTSVSRDYLEPSTASIVAGNLRLGENCQNFDVANACLAFINGMDIAGRMIERGEIDYALVVDGETANKAYEKTLDRLSRADVTESQLRDEMATLTLGSGAAAMVLARAELAPGAPRYRGGVTRSATEWNHLCVGDLHHDRMVADGRMLMIEGLKLGQKTFTAARAALGWAVEELDEFVIHQVSRAHTQAFLKAFGIDPNKVMTIFGEHGNIGPASVPIVLSKLREMGRLKKGNRVALLGIGSGLNCSMAEVVW; translated from the coding sequence ATGCTGTTCCAACACGTAGCCATCGCCGGCCTCGCCCATGTCGACGCGCCGCGAAAGCTGACCACCGAGGAAATCAACGCCCGGCTCAAGCCGACGTTGGACCGCCTCGGCATCAAGGTGGACGTGCTGCAGAACATCGCCGGCGTGCGCGAGCGCCGTCTGTGGGACGGCGAGGTCAAGCCGTCGGAAGCGGCGACCCTGGCCGGGGTCAAGGCGCTGGCCGACGCCGGCGTCGACGCCGACCGCATCGGCCTGCTGGTCAACACCTCGGTCAGCCGCGACTACCTGGAGCCGTCGACCGCCAGCATCGTCGCCGGCAACCTGCGCCTGGGCGAGAACTGCCAGAACTTCGACGTCGCCAACGCCTGTCTCGCCTTCATCAACGGCATGGACATCGCCGGCCGCATGATCGAGCGCGGCGAGATCGACTACGCCCTGGTCGTCGACGGCGAGACCGCCAACAAGGCCTACGAGAAGACCCTCGACCGCCTGTCGCGCGCCGACGTCACCGAATCGCAGCTGCGCGACGAAATGGCGACGCTGACCCTGGGTTCCGGCGCCGCGGCGATGGTCCTGGCCCGCGCCGAACTGGCCCCGGGCGCGCCGCGCTACCGCGGCGGCGTGACCCGCTCGGCGACCGAGTGGAACCACCTGTGCGTGGGCGACCTGCACCACGACCGCATGGTCGCCGACGGCCGCATGCTGATGATCGAAGGCCTCAAGCTCGGCCAGAAGACCTTCACCGCCGCGCGCGCCGCGCTCGGCTGGGCGGTCGAGGAGCTCGACGAATTCGTGATCCACCAGGTCAGCCGCGCGCACACCCAGGCCTTCCTCAAGGCCTTCGGCATCGACCCGAACAAGGTCATGACGATCTTCGGCGAGCACGGCAACATCGGCCCGGCCTCGGTGCCGATCGTGCTCAGCAAGCTGCGCGAGATGGGCCGCTTGAAGAAGGGCAACCGCGTCGCGCTGCTCGGCATCGGTTCGGGCTTGAACTGCTCGATGGCCGAAGTGGTGTGGTGA
- a CDS encoding M16 family metallopeptidase: MSQLSSFFGPRACAPAPRAAALALALAAALGAPAAALAAPATPAAAAKPAAAVAIAYDEFTLPNGLRVIVHTDRKAPIVAVNVWYHVGSKNEQPGRTGFAHLFEHLMFQGSENHRDEFFGPFELVGATDQNGTTNVDRTNYFQNVPTTALDMALWMESDRMGHLLGAIDQKTLDEQRGVVQNEKRQGENQPYGRRIIAKLYEALYPADHPYSWQTIGSMADLDAASLDDVKTWFRSWYGPNNAVLVLAGDIDLATAKQKALRYFGDIPATATLKDMAPRVPKRERDTEETIGDRVPQARVYRAWPVAQFGAADGTDLALFAQVLGGSAASRLDERLVHRDRIADSASVSVNDAEISGTLVVVANVKQGVDPAKVRAAIDEEISRLIAQGPSAEELERAKTASRAEFVRGIERIGGFGGKSDVLARCAVFLGRPDCYRGELADLDKASIASVQAAGRTWLGKGSHTIVVTPGDQPASALPETARAAPASRPAPLPAPDPRFTTVKSDLDRSQGVPKTTSFPALKFPSRQTATLANGMQVVLIERHEIPVVQLQMEFPGGFSADLGRKTGTASFAMAMLDEGAGDLGSLQLSARKEQLGAELSSGASLDSASVALSALSDKLEPSLDLFADTVRRPRFEDGEIERVRAQWLAGIKQEKARPQTAALRVLPPLLYGADHAYAIPFTGTGTEASIGSIQRDDLLRFHRDWLQPQRARVVVVGDTTLAQIVPLLEKRFGDWKGAADAPALPALTAVARPKAPRVFLVDQPGAIQSNLYVGELIAPTSDKGTIDFDFANGVLGGEFSSRLNMNLREDKHWAYGSYSGSGNALGQRPWIAQAAVQADKTVESLAELKREIEAFSSGSKPILAAEVAKVRAANTLSLPGAYETGDALLGQVGADLRYGRPADYILQYKARNEAMTPALAQAAAKALDPAALTWVVVGDLSKIEQPVRALGLGEVKVIDSDGKPLR; this comes from the coding sequence ATGTCCCAGCTTTCCTCCTTCTTCGGCCCGCGCGCGTGCGCGCCGGCCCCGCGCGCCGCCGCGCTAGCCCTGGCGCTGGCCGCCGCGCTGGGCGCGCCCGCCGCGGCGCTGGCCGCGCCCGCGACGCCGGCCGCGGCCGCCAAGCCCGCCGCCGCGGTCGCCATCGCCTACGACGAATTCACCCTGCCCAACGGCCTGCGGGTGATCGTGCACACCGACCGCAAGGCGCCGATCGTCGCGGTCAACGTCTGGTACCACGTCGGCAGCAAGAACGAACAGCCCGGCCGCACCGGCTTCGCCCATTTGTTCGAACACCTGATGTTCCAGGGTTCGGAAAACCACCGCGACGAATTCTTCGGCCCGTTCGAACTGGTCGGCGCCACCGACCAGAACGGCACCACCAACGTCGACCGCACCAACTATTTCCAGAACGTGCCGACCACCGCGCTGGACATGGCGCTGTGGATGGAATCCGACCGCATGGGCCACCTGCTCGGCGCGATCGACCAGAAGACCCTGGACGAGCAGCGCGGCGTGGTCCAGAACGAAAAGCGCCAGGGCGAAAACCAGCCCTACGGCCGCCGCATCATCGCCAAGCTCTACGAGGCGCTGTATCCGGCCGACCACCCCTATAGCTGGCAGACCATCGGTTCGATGGCCGACCTCGACGCGGCCTCGCTCGACGACGTCAAGACCTGGTTCCGCAGCTGGTACGGCCCCAACAACGCGGTGCTGGTGCTGGCCGGCGACATCGACCTGGCCACCGCGAAGCAAAAGGCGCTGCGCTACTTCGGCGACATTCCCGCCACCGCCACGCTCAAGGACATGGCACCGCGCGTGCCCAAGCGCGAGCGCGACACCGAGGAAACCATCGGCGACCGCGTGCCGCAGGCGCGCGTCTACCGCGCCTGGCCGGTCGCCCAGTTCGGCGCCGCCGACGGCACCGACCTGGCCTTGTTCGCGCAGGTGCTCGGCGGCAGCGCGGCTTCGCGCCTGGACGAGCGCCTGGTCCACCGCGACCGCATCGCCGACAGCGCCAGCGTCTCGGTCAACGACGCCGAAATCAGCGGCACCCTGGTCGTGGTCGCCAACGTCAAGCAAGGCGTCGACCCGGCCAAGGTGCGCGCGGCGATCGACGAGGAAATCTCGCGCCTGATCGCGCAGGGCCCGAGCGCGGAAGAACTCGAACGCGCCAAGACCGCCAGCCGCGCCGAGTTCGTGCGCGGCATCGAGCGCATCGGCGGTTTCGGCGGCAAGTCCGACGTGCTCGCGCGCTGTGCGGTGTTCCTCGGCCGGCCCGATTGCTACCGCGGCGAGCTCGCCGACCTCGACAAGGCCAGCATCGCCAGCGTGCAGGCGGCCGGGCGCACGTGGCTCGGCAAGGGCTCGCACACCATCGTGGTGACGCCCGGCGACCAGCCGGCCTCGGCGTTGCCGGAGACCGCGCGCGCCGCGCCGGCGAGCCGGCCCGCGCCGCTGCCGGCGCCGGACCCGCGCTTCACCACGGTCAAGTCCGACCTCGACCGCAGCCAGGGCGTGCCCAAGACCACCAGCTTCCCGGCGCTGAAGTTCCCGTCGCGGCAGACCGCGACGCTGGCCAACGGCATGCAGGTGGTGCTGATCGAGCGCCACGAAATCCCGGTGGTGCAGTTGCAGATGGAATTCCCCGGCGGCTTCAGCGCCGACCTGGGCCGCAAGACCGGCACCGCCAGCTTCGCGATGGCGATGCTCGACGAAGGCGCCGGCGATCTGGGCTCGCTGCAGCTGTCGGCGCGCAAGGAACAGCTCGGCGCCGAACTCAGCAGCGGCGCCAGCCTCGACAGCGCCAGCGTCGCGTTGTCGGCGCTGAGCGACAAGCTCGAACCGTCGCTGGACTTGTTCGCCGACACCGTGCGCCGTCCGCGCTTCGAGGACGGCGAGATCGAGCGCGTACGCGCGCAGTGGCTGGCCGGGATCAAGCAGGAGAAGGCGCGCCCGCAGACCGCTGCGCTGCGGGTGCTGCCGCCGCTGCTGTACGGCGCCGACCACGCCTACGCGATTCCGTTCACCGGCACCGGCACCGAGGCCTCGATCGGTTCGATCCAGCGCGACGACCTGCTGCGCTTCCACCGCGACTGGTTGCAGCCGCAGCGCGCGCGCGTGGTCGTGGTCGGCGACACCACCCTGGCGCAGATCGTGCCGCTGCTGGAAAAGCGCTTCGGCGACTGGAAGGGCGCGGCCGACGCGCCGGCGCTGCCGGCCCTGACCGCGGTGGCGCGGCCGAAGGCGCCGCGGGTGTTCCTGGTCGACCAGCCCGGCGCGATCCAGTCCAATCTCTATGTCGGCGAGCTGATCGCGCCGACCAGCGACAAAGGCACGATCGATTTCGATTTCGCCAACGGCGTGCTCGGCGGCGAGTTCAGCTCGCGCCTCAACATGAACCTGCGCGAGGACAAGCACTGGGCCTACGGGTCCTACAGCGGCTCGGGCAATGCGCTCGGCCAGCGCCCGTGGATCGCGCAGGCGGCGGTGCAGGCCGACAAGACGGTCGAATCGCTGGCCGAACTCAAGCGCGAAATCGAAGCCTTCAGCAGCGGCAGCAAGCCGATCCTGGCGGCCGAGGTGGCCAAGGTCCGCGCCGCCAACACCCTGAGCCTGCCGGGCGCGTACGAAACCGGCGACGCGCTGCTCGGCCAGGTCGGCGCCGACCTGCGCTACGGCCGCCCGGCCGATTACATCCTGCAATACAAGGCGCGCAACGAGGCGATGACGCCGGCGCTGGCGCAGGCCGCGGCCAAGGCGCTGGACCCGGCCGCGCTGACCTGGGTGGTGGTCGGCGACCTGTCCAAGATCGAGCAGCCGGTGCGCGCGCTGGGGCTCGGCGAGGTCAAGGTCATCGACAGCGACGGCAAGCCGCTGCGCTGA
- a CDS encoding DUF58 domain-containing protein codes for MSPTAPPPLPAVAGAASAVPRERALARQAWPRPSLRLGWLALPCAALGLAASAGWLSPQWWQLAVLAAVALLALDGWRVWRAPTPRVQRRMHDTWAIGVERPVSLEIDGERRQRVDVFDLHPGGWAWRDLPRRLDLKPGESAGFDYYLRANSRGDFQFDGTQLRLHSPWGLWWQSRVAGAPQRVRVFPNFAPLAKFAMFSAEQASRLVGAHVKRRRGEGTDFHQMREYRVGDSLRQIDWKATARARRLISREYQDERNQQLVLMLDTGRRLMARDGELSHFDHVLDAALVVSYLALRQGDGVGLLASGGQSRWVPPQRGVGAIDNLLRASYALQPQPVATDFLAAATELSLRQRRRALVMLVTNLRDEDMDDLLAAVRMLRGRHLVCVASLREGSLDQALDDEVDDLSGAIRAGATAQYLEHRTQAHEALRSQGVMVLDVACEQLAASLVEKYLAVKRERLL; via the coding sequence ATGAGTCCGACGGCGCCGCCGCCGTTGCCCGCCGTCGCCGGCGCCGCATCCGCGGTGCCGCGCGAACGCGCGCTGGCGCGCCAAGCCTGGCCGCGGCCGTCGCTGCGGCTGGGCTGGCTGGCGCTGCCGTGCGCGGCGCTGGGCCTGGCGGCGAGCGCGGGCTGGCTGAGCCCGCAGTGGTGGCAGCTGGCGGTGCTGGCCGCGGTGGCGCTGCTGGCGCTGGACGGCTGGCGGGTATGGCGCGCGCCGACGCCGCGCGTGCAGCGGCGCATGCACGACACCTGGGCGATCGGCGTGGAACGGCCGGTGAGCCTGGAAATCGACGGCGAACGGCGCCAGCGCGTCGACGTGTTCGACCTGCATCCCGGCGGCTGGGCTTGGCGCGACCTGCCGCGCCGGCTCGACCTCAAGCCCGGCGAATCGGCCGGCTTCGACTACTACCTGCGCGCCAACAGCCGCGGCGATTTCCAGTTCGACGGCACCCAGCTGCGCCTGCATTCGCCATGGGGCCTGTGGTGGCAGTCGCGCGTGGCCGGCGCGCCGCAACGCGTGCGGGTGTTCCCCAATTTCGCGCCGCTGGCCAAGTTCGCGATGTTCAGCGCCGAACAGGCCTCGCGCCTGGTCGGCGCGCACGTCAAGCGCCGCCGCGGCGAAGGCACCGACTTCCACCAGATGCGCGAGTACCGCGTCGGCGACAGCCTGCGCCAGATCGACTGGAAGGCCACGGCGCGCGCGCGCCGGCTGATTTCGCGCGAATACCAGGACGAGCGCAACCAGCAACTGGTGCTGATGCTCGACACCGGCCGCCGGCTGATGGCGCGCGACGGCGAGCTCTCGCACTTCGACCACGTGCTCGACGCGGCGCTGGTGGTGTCGTATCTGGCGCTGCGCCAGGGCGACGGCGTCGGCCTGCTCGCCAGCGGCGGCCAGAGCCGCTGGGTGCCGCCGCAGCGCGGCGTCGGCGCGATCGACAACCTGCTGCGCGCCAGCTACGCGTTGCAACCGCAGCCGGTCGCCACCGACTTCCTCGCCGCCGCGACCGAACTGTCGCTGCGCCAGCGCCGGCGCGCGCTGGTGATGCTGGTGACCAACCTGCGCGACGAAGACATGGACGACCTGCTGGCCGCGGTGCGCATGCTGCGCGGCCGCCATCTGGTGTGCGTGGCGAGCTTGCGCGAAGGCTCGCTGGATCAGGCCCTGGACGACGAAGTCGACGACCTGTCCGGCGCGATCCGCGCCGGCGCCACCGCGCAATACCTGGAACACCGCACCCAGGCGCACGAAGCGCTGCGCAGCCAGGGGGTGATGGTGCTGGACGTGGCTTGCGAGCAGTTGGCGGCGTCGTTGGTGGAGAAGTATCTGGCGGTGAAGCGGGAGCGGTTGTTGTAA
- a CDS encoding stage II sporulation protein M — translation MKQERFVERHQAEWREFEQWLERRGDSARNARSTRREWRGIRDDELPARHRRLCQQLALARRRGYSAVVTDRLQQLMQRGHSMLYRTKPAHPRRAVEFLLAGFPRLVRAEWRCMLAAALLFVIPLVTIFVAIQVKPDLASGLFPPQMLAQFEEMYDPSGKRDLGRTQEDDLEMFAHYIGNNVGIGFQTFATGLVAGVGTVFVLIFNGIMIGGVAGHLQAVGHGDPFWRFVAGHSAPELTAIVIAGGAGLRMGLSLIAPGQRRRVDSLIHGGRRGAKICIGVFAMLVFAAFVEAFWSSIGWMPASIKYAVGALLWSLTALWLLRGGRNAAYQDDEDAA, via the coding sequence ATGAAGCAGGAACGCTTCGTCGAACGGCATCAGGCCGAATGGCGCGAGTTCGAACAGTGGCTGGAGCGCCGCGGCGACAGCGCGCGCAACGCGCGTTCGACCCGGCGCGAATGGCGCGGCATCCGCGACGACGAACTGCCCGCGCGCCACCGTCGCCTGTGCCAGCAACTGGCGCTGGCGCGCCGGCGCGGCTACAGCGCGGTGGTCACCGACCGCCTGCAACAGCTGATGCAGCGCGGCCACAGCATGCTGTACCGGACCAAGCCGGCGCATCCGCGCCGCGCGGTCGAATTCCTGCTCGCCGGCTTCCCGCGCCTGGTCCGCGCCGAATGGCGCTGCATGCTGGCCGCAGCGCTGCTGTTCGTGATTCCGCTGGTGACGATCTTCGTCGCCATCCAGGTCAAGCCGGACCTGGCCTCGGGCCTGTTCCCGCCGCAGATGCTGGCCCAGTTCGAGGAAATGTACGACCCCAGCGGCAAGCGCGACCTCGGCCGCACCCAGGAAGACGACCTGGAGATGTTCGCCCACTACATCGGCAACAACGTCGGCATCGGCTTCCAGACCTTCGCCACCGGCCTGGTGGCCGGGGTCGGCACGGTGTTCGTGCTGATCTTCAACGGCATCATGATCGGCGGCGTCGCCGGGCATCTGCAGGCGGTCGGCCACGGCGATCCGTTCTGGCGCTTCGTCGCCGGGCATTCGGCGCCGGAGCTCACCGCGATCGTCATCGCCGGCGGCGCCGGCCTGCGCATGGGCCTGAGCCTGATCGCGCCGGGCCAGCGCCGGCGCGTGGATTCGCTGATCCACGGCGGCCGCCGCGGCGCCAAGATCTGCATCGGCGTGTTCGCGATGCTGGTGTTCGCCGCGTTCGTCGAAGCGTTCTGGTCGTCGATCGGCTGGATGCCGGCCTCGATCAAGTACGCCGTCGGCGCGCTGCTGTGGTCGCTGACCGCGCTGTGGCTGCTGCGCGGCGGCCGCAACGCGGCGTACCAGGACGACGAAGACGCCGCATGA
- a CDS encoding DUF4350 domain-containing protein — translation MNRQAVYAILVVLVLGLLGFAGYSLWRQDFVRSEEMVDMPRTGEAASNPLYVLKLALLKDGVKVDARQRLLLSTHTLGKRDTVVIYRDPRTLAAGDAKALLEWVARGGHLVVRTPPWRERVGEARVPVLDDVGVTLLDASDGSEQAERNGCAQLFERGRQAQSMFCGSRRFYFYNAETEPEAAWGDEDTAYVYARLPYGDGKVDVLADLDFLSNRGGSGVPLFGGPRLGGDEIAQASNAAFARQVLAPNYEAGTVHLIYAAEVPSLWHTLIVNSWMAWLPLLLWLLAWLWQRMQRFGPLRPAPAMERRSLLEHVVASGEHIYRYGYGPSLYASVRAAFLLRLRRRDPYAASIEGEPQVELLAQRYKNEPGLGPAQIRDALAPPLARDHAAFRTRIATLIRMRNRL, via the coding sequence ATGAACCGCCAGGCCGTGTACGCGATCCTGGTCGTGCTGGTGCTGGGCTTGCTCGGCTTCGCCGGCTATTCGCTGTGGCGCCAGGATTTCGTGCGCAGCGAGGAAATGGTCGACATGCCGCGCACCGGCGAGGCGGCGAGCAATCCGCTGTACGTGCTCAAGCTGGCTCTGCTCAAGGACGGGGTCAAGGTCGACGCGCGCCAGCGCCTGCTGCTGTCGACCCATACGCTGGGCAAGCGCGACACCGTAGTGATCTACCGCGACCCGCGCACCCTCGCCGCCGGCGACGCCAAGGCCTTGCTGGAATGGGTCGCGCGCGGCGGCCACCTGGTCGTGCGCACGCCGCCGTGGCGCGAACGCGTCGGCGAAGCGCGGGTGCCGGTGCTCGACGACGTCGGCGTGACCTTGCTCGACGCGTCCGACGGCAGCGAGCAGGCCGAGCGCAACGGCTGCGCGCAGTTGTTCGAACGCGGGCGCCAGGCGCAGTCGATGTTCTGCGGCTCGCGCCGGTTCTATTTCTACAACGCCGAAACCGAACCCGAAGCGGCCTGGGGCGACGAGGACACGGCTTACGTGTACGCGCGTCTGCCCTACGGCGACGGCAAGGTCGACGTGCTGGCGGACCTGGATTTCCTGTCCAACCGCGGCGGTTCGGGCGTGCCGCTGTTCGGCGGCCCGCGCCTGGGCGGCGACGAGATCGCGCAGGCCTCCAACGCCGCGTTCGCGCGCCAGGTGCTGGCGCCGAACTACGAGGCCGGCACCGTGCACCTGATCTACGCGGCCGAAGTCCCGTCGCTGTGGCATACCTTGATCGTCAACAGCTGGATGGCGTGGCTGCCGCTGCTGTTGTGGCTGCTGGCGTGGCTGTGGCAGCGCATGCAGCGCTTCGGCCCGTTGCGGCCGGCGCCGGCGATGGAGCGGCGCTCGCTGCTCGAACACGTGGTCGCCAGCGGCGAACACATCTACCGCTACGGCTACGGCCCCAGCCTGTACGCCTCGGTGCGCGCCGCGTTCCTGCTGCGGCTGCGCCGGCGCGACCCGTACGCCGCCTCGATCGAAGGCGAGCCCCAGGTCGAGCTGCTGGCGCAGCGCTACAAGAACGAACCCGGGCTCGGGCCGGCGCAGATCCGCGACGCCCTCGCCCCTCCGCTGGCGCGCGACCACGCCGCCTTCCGCACCCGCATCGCCACTTTGATCCGCATGAGAAACCGTCTATGA
- a CDS encoding AAA family ATPase: protein MSLDAAPLVPITGAALAERAAAVRDEVGKAFIGQAEVLDQILIALLAGGHALLEGVPGLGKTLVVRALSKALDCGYARVQFTPDLMPSDISGHAVYDPKTESFNIRRGPVFTNLLLADEINRAPAKTQSALLEAMQELQVTIEGHSFELPPPFLTLATQNPVEQEGTYPLPEAQLDRFLLKIMIDYPTLADEKRMVSAVSLGRSASDFDLSQVQRVLGPEEIVAMQQGTALVRVDEAVIDYVVRIVAKTRDWAGIALGAGPRGSLGLVRAARAQAVLSGRDFVTPDDVREIAKPVLRHRIALAPELQIEGQSPDDVLHALLATVEAPRQ from the coding sequence ATGAGCCTCGATGCCGCTCCGCTCGTCCCGATCACCGGCGCCGCGCTCGCCGAACGCGCCGCCGCCGTGCGCGATGAGGTCGGCAAGGCCTTCATCGGCCAGGCCGAAGTGCTCGACCAGATCCTGATCGCGCTGCTCGCCGGCGGCCATGCGCTACTCGAAGGCGTGCCCGGCCTCGGCAAGACCCTGGTGGTGCGCGCGCTGTCGAAGGCGCTGGACTGCGGTTACGCGCGCGTCCAGTTCACCCCCGACCTGATGCCCAGCGACATCAGCGGCCACGCGGTGTACGACCCCAAGACCGAGAGCTTCAACATCCGCCGCGGCCCGGTGTTCACCAATCTGCTGCTGGCCGACGAAATCAACCGCGCCCCGGCCAAGACCCAGTCGGCGCTGCTGGAGGCGATGCAGGAACTGCAGGTCACCATCGAAGGCCACAGCTTCGAACTGCCGCCGCCGTTCCTGACCCTGGCGACCCAGAACCCGGTCGAACAGGAAGGCACCTATCCGCTGCCGGAAGCGCAGCTGGACCGGTTCCTGCTGAAGATCATGATCGACTACCCGACCCTGGCCGACGAGAAGCGCATGGTCAGCGCGGTCAGCCTCGGCCGCAGCGCGTCGGACTTCGACCTGTCGCAGGTGCAGCGCGTGCTCGGCCCCGAGGAAATCGTGGCGATGCAGCAGGGCACCGCGCTGGTGCGGGTCGACGAGGCGGTGATCGACTACGTCGTGCGCATCGTCGCCAAGACCCGCGACTGGGCCGGCATCGCGCTCGGCGCCGGCCCGCGCGGCAGCCTCGGCCTGGTGCGCGCCGCGCGCGCGCAGGCGGTGCTGTCCGGGCGCGATTTCGTGACCCCCGACGATGTGCGCGAAATCGCCAAGCCGGTGCTGCGCCACCGCATCGCGCTGGCGCCGGAGCTGCAGATCGAAGGCCAGTCGCCCGACGACGTGCTGCACGCGCTGCTGGCCACGGTGGAAGCGCCGCGGCAATGA
- a CDS encoding DUF4129 domain-containing protein, whose protein sequence is MKLEALTVALRPRTAWEACELGMALVRRNAGAIWKPWLLVTLPLLIALNAIGWVFDLLWLSGLLMWWLKPWLDRIPLFVISRAVFGETPTPRQTARAALRWGGRWWLPYLTWRRLGPARPLYLPVDLLEGGDGGEARQRRAALGAPVYGVSALLTLICLNFELVLMLGLVFAGAMFIPFDYLPDTLKSLWEAFVEQPGWMIALLNVLQWIAMSVIEPFYVGAGFGLYLNRRTEIEGWDIEIVFRRLRARLSAAAAPSLLALCLGLGLGAWLAPAQAQDAGGDRAAQFEGGDAAAPAAEPAADDAQVDADELSEQGGGDESSEDEDAESSYPSVPIRDDEKKPGAQTSTLDALYGAARSDDAALRRAVDQSMKDPTVAPKQKQSLWKPRAKADEPEPDKPARRRDRSGFNGIGSGLATGLEVVLWGVVALIVGLLLFSLSRWLGWFRSGAGDAVQAPGDVRSAALAEPEPLPDDIATAIRRLWRGGRHRDALALMYRAAVESMAQRAQVTLVPGATEAQCLRASRQLPLAEDRDAFARAVRVWQYAAYAQTLPAAEEFDDLVGTLSRRFGWAA, encoded by the coding sequence ATGAAGCTCGAAGCGCTCACCGTCGCCCTGCGTCCGCGCACCGCCTGGGAAGCCTGCGAACTCGGCATGGCCCTGGTCCGCCGCAACGCCGGCGCGATCTGGAAACCCTGGCTGCTGGTGACCCTGCCGCTGCTGATCGCGCTCAACGCGATCGGCTGGGTGTTCGACCTGCTGTGGCTGTCGGGCCTGCTGATGTGGTGGCTCAAGCCCTGGCTCGACCGCATTCCGCTGTTCGTGATCTCGCGCGCGGTGTTCGGCGAAACCCCGACCCCGCGCCAGACCGCGCGCGCCGCGCTGCGCTGGGGCGGGCGCTGGTGGTTGCCGTACCTGACCTGGCGCCGGCTCGGCCCGGCGCGTCCGCTGTACCTGCCGGTCGACCTGCTCGAAGGCGGCGACGGCGGCGAAGCGCGCCAGCGCCGCGCCGCGCTCGGCGCGCCGGTGTACGGCGTGAGCGCGCTGCTGACCCTGATCTGCCTGAACTTCGAACTCGTGCTGATGCTCGGGCTGGTGTTCGCCGGGGCGATGTTCATCCCGTTCGACTACCTGCCCGACACGCTCAAGTCGCTGTGGGAAGCGTTCGTCGAACAGCCGGGCTGGATGATCGCGCTGTTGAACGTGCTGCAGTGGATCGCGATGAGCGTGATCGAGCCGTTCTACGTCGGCGCCGGTTTCGGCTTGTATCTCAATCGCCGCACCGAGATCGAAGGCTGGGACATCGAGATCGTGTTCCGCCGCCTGCGCGCGCGCCTGAGCGCGGCCGCGGCGCCGTCGCTGCTGGCGCTGTGCCTCGGCCTGGGGCTGGGCGCGTGGCTGGCGCCGGCGCAGGCGCAGGACGCCGGCGGCGACCGCGCCGCGCAGTTCGAAGGCGGCGATGCCGCCGCGCCCGCGGCCGAGCCGGCCGCCGACGACGCGCAGGTCGACGCGGACGAACTAAGCGAGCAAGGCGGCGGCGACGAATCCTCCGAGGACGAAGACGCCGAGTCGTCCTACCCCAGCGTTCCGATCCGCGACGACGAAAAAAAGCCCGGCGCCCAGACCTCGACCCTGGACGCGCTATACGGCGCCGCGCGCAGCGACGACGCGGCGCTGCGGCGCGCGGTCGATCAGTCGATGAAAGACCCGACCGTCGCGCCGAAGCAGAAGCAAAGCCTGTGGAAGCCGCGCGCCAAGGCCGACGAACCCGAGCCGGACAAGCCCGCCAGACGGCGCGACCGCAGCGGTTTCAACGGCATCGGCAGCGGCCTGGCCACCGGCCTGGAAGTGGTGCTGTGGGGCGTGGTCGCGCTGATCGTCGGCCTGTTGCTGTTCAGCCTGAGCCGCTGGCTGGGCTGGTTCCGCAGCGGCGCCGGCGACGCGGTGCAGGCGCCCGGCGATGTGCGCAGCGCGGCGCTGGCCGAACCCGAACCGCTGCCCGACGACATTGCGACCGCGATCCGCCGGCTGTGGCGCGGCGGCCGCCACCGCGACGCGCTGGCGCTGATGTACCGCGCCGCGGTCGAATCGATGGCGCAGCGCGCGCAGGTGACCCTGGTCCCCGGCGCGACCGAGGCGCAATGCCTGCGCGCCTCGCGCCAGCTGCCGTTGGCCGAGGACCGCGACGCGTTCGCGCGCGCGGTGCGGGTGTGGCAGTACGCGGCCTACGCGCAAACCCTGCCGGCGGCCGAGGAGTTCGATGATCTGGTCGGCACGCTCAGCCGGCGCTTCGGGTGGGCCGCATGA
- a CDS encoding tRNA (cytidine(34)-2'-O)-methyltransferase: MFNVILFQPEIPPNTGNVIRLCANTGAALHLIAPLGFTLEDKQLKRAGLDYHEYASLQVHDGLDAALAAIAAAQGAPPRLFALSTRGRERFDAPRYAAGDAFLFGPETRGLPQEVLDALPAEQRLRLPMRPDNRSLNLSNTVAVVVFEAWRQFGYVGGE, from the coding sequence ATGTTCAACGTTATCCTGTTCCAGCCGGAGATTCCGCCCAACACCGGCAACGTCATCCGCCTGTGCGCGAACACCGGCGCGGCCCTGCACCTGATCGCGCCGCTCGGCTTCACCCTCGAAGACAAGCAGCTCAAGCGCGCCGGCCTGGACTACCACGAGTACGCCAGCCTGCAGGTGCACGACGGCCTCGACGCCGCGCTGGCCGCGATCGCCGCCGCCCAGGGCGCGCCGCCGCGTTTGTTCGCGCTGAGCACGCGCGGCCGCGAGCGCTTCGACGCGCCGCGTTATGCAGCGGGCGATGCGTTCCTGTTCGGGCCGGAGACCCGCGGGTTGCCGCAGGAGGTGCTCGATGCGCTGCCGGCGGAGCAGCGGTTGCGGCTGCCGATGCGGCCGGACAACCGCAGTCTGAATCTGTCGAACACGGTGGCGGTGGTGGTGTTCGAGGCGTGGCGGCAGTTCGGGTATGTGGGCGGAGAGTAG